In Triticum aestivum cultivar Chinese Spring chromosome 5B, IWGSC CS RefSeq v2.1, whole genome shotgun sequence, the following proteins share a genomic window:
- the LOC123116002 gene encoding 40S ribosomal protein S10, mitochondrial has translation MAMLRYAASLALRRSASPPDTVVSRFLGSAGCGNPAAGLPLLRRPSPPPGVAAAATAAASRFFSNGSRPGSSNTNSTLGKPIEDTKEDVYPRTRKSPAKIRIILKSFNNQKNNLKELAPYMHKVGLPESRSLYTVLRSPHIDKKSREQFSTHVKKVFVEKTAETHELAKKFYWLKRLRILGAQYEVVINFKTRLGKKIGCSKGGGLLRHPKQGSGIE, from the exons ATGGCGATGCTCCGGTACGCCGCCAGCCTGGCGCTCCGCCGGTCGGCATCTCCACCTGACACCGTGGTCTCGCGCTTCTTGGGCAGCGCTGGATGCGGCAACCCCGCCGCCGGCCTGCCGCTCCTCCGGCGGCCGTCACCTCCGcctggtgttgctgctgctgcgacggcggcggcCTCTCGCTTCTTCAGCAACGGCAGCCGGCCTGGATCCAGCAACACCAACTCGACG CTTGGCAAGCCTATTGAGGACACCAAGGAAGATGTGTACCCAAGGACCCGCAAGTCACCTGCCAAGATACGCATAATTCTGAAATCTTTCAATAACCAGAAGAACAATCTGAAGGAGCTTGCGCCGTACATGCATAAGGTCGGGTTGCCTGAATCGCGGTCCTTATACACCGTGCTGCGATCACCTCATATTGATAAGAAATCCAGGGAGCAATTCTCAACGCATGTGAAGAAAGTGTTTGTGGAGAAAACAGCGGAGACGCATGAACTGGCCAAGAAGTTCTACTGGTTGAAACGGCTTCGTATATTGGGGGCTCAGTACGAAGTCGTCATTAATTTCAAGACACGCTTGGGTAAGAAGATTGGCTGCAGCAAAGGTGGTGGCCTGCTTCGACATCCAAAACAGGGTTCAGGCATAGAATAA